The following are from one region of the Arthrobacter sp. TMP15 genome:
- a CDS encoding polyribonucleotide nucleotidyltransferase, whose amino-acid sequence MEGPEIQYSEAVIDNGRYGKRVIRFETGRLAQQAAGAAMVYIDEDTVLLSATTAGKHPREGFDFFPLTVDVEERMYAAGRIPGSFFRREGRPSTEAILACRLMDRPLRPAFVKGLRNEVQVVVTVLAINPDVLYDVVAINASSMSTQLSGLPFAGPIGGVRVALVDDGQGPQWVAFPKHSELENAVFNMVVAGKVAGDDVAIMMVEAEATENSWNLIKEQGHQAPTEEIVSQGLEAAKPFIKALCEAQADLAARAAKPTVEFPVFLDFQDDVYNAVEKASASKLATVFTIADKQERENASDALKDETVAALATEFAGREKELSAAFRAVTKHVIRQRILTEQVRIDGRGLTDIRQLTAEVEVLPRVHGSAIFERGETQILGVTTLNMLKMEQQIDSLSPVTRKRYMHNYNFPPYSTGETGRVGSPKRREIGHGALAERAIMPVLPSREEFPYAIRQVSEALSSNGSTSMGSVCASTLSLLNAGVPLKAAVAGIAMGLVSDQVDGQTRYAALTDILGAEDAFGDMDFKVAGTSEFVTAIQLDTKLDGIPASVLAAALKQAREARLHILSVLTSAIDVPDELSEFAPRVIAVKIPVDKIGEVIGPKGKMINQIQEDTGADISIEDDGTVYIGATNGPSADAARSAINAIANPQIPEIGERYLGTVVKTTTFGAFISLTPGKDGLLHISELRKLANGKRVDNVDDVVSVGQKIQVEITKIDDRGKLSLSPVVAEDENAADEAVAESAAQ is encoded by the coding sequence ATGGAGGGTCCCGAGATTCAGTATTCAGAGGCTGTCATTGACAATGGCCGCTACGGCAAGCGAGTTATCCGCTTTGAGACCGGACGTCTTGCTCAGCAAGCCGCCGGCGCAGCCATGGTCTACATTGACGAAGACACCGTCCTGCTTTCAGCCACAACGGCTGGCAAGCACCCGCGTGAGGGCTTTGACTTCTTCCCGCTGACAGTTGATGTGGAAGAGCGTATGTACGCCGCCGGCCGCATCCCGGGCAGCTTCTTCCGCCGCGAAGGCCGTCCCTCAACCGAGGCCATTCTGGCCTGCCGCTTGATGGACCGCCCGTTGCGTCCGGCATTCGTCAAGGGCCTGCGCAATGAAGTTCAGGTCGTTGTCACAGTGCTGGCAATCAACCCCGACGTTTTGTACGACGTGGTAGCTATCAACGCTTCTTCCATGTCAACTCAGCTTTCCGGATTGCCGTTTGCCGGCCCGATCGGTGGCGTACGCGTTGCCTTGGTTGACGATGGACAGGGGCCACAGTGGGTAGCTTTCCCGAAGCACTCCGAGCTGGAAAACGCCGTGTTCAACATGGTTGTGGCCGGTAAGGTTGCCGGCGATGACGTCGCCATCATGATGGTGGAAGCTGAAGCAACCGAGAACTCCTGGAACCTCATCAAGGAACAGGGCCACCAGGCCCCCACCGAAGAGATCGTTTCCCAGGGTCTTGAAGCTGCCAAGCCGTTCATCAAGGCGCTTTGTGAAGCTCAGGCAGATCTGGCCGCACGCGCAGCCAAGCCCACCGTTGAGTTCCCGGTGTTCCTGGACTTCCAGGATGATGTTTACAACGCCGTTGAAAAGGCATCCGCAAGCAAGCTGGCCACCGTGTTCACCATCGCTGACAAGCAGGAGCGCGAAAACGCCTCTGACGCTTTGAAGGATGAAACCGTTGCCGCATTGGCTACCGAGTTTGCCGGCCGTGAGAAGGAGCTTTCAGCTGCTTTCCGTGCCGTGACCAAGCACGTCATTCGCCAGCGTATCCTCACCGAGCAGGTTCGCATCGACGGCCGCGGGCTGACGGACATCCGCCAGCTCACCGCTGAAGTTGAGGTTCTGCCCCGTGTTCACGGTTCAGCAATCTTCGAACGCGGCGAGACCCAGATCCTGGGTGTCACCACACTGAACATGTTGAAGATGGAACAGCAGATTGACTCGCTGTCCCCGGTAACGCGCAAGCGCTACATGCACAACTACAACTTCCCGCCGTACTCAACCGGTGAAACCGGCCGCGTGGGCTCGCCCAAGCGCCGCGAGATCGGACACGGCGCCTTGGCCGAGCGGGCCATCATGCCTGTTCTGCCCTCGCGTGAAGAATTCCCGTACGCCATCCGCCAGGTCTCAGAAGCACTGAGCTCCAACGGTTCCACGTCCATGGGCTCGGTGTGTGCATCAACGCTCTCACTGTTGAACGCGGGCGTGCCGTTGAAGGCTGCTGTTGCAGGTATTGCCATGGGCTTGGTTTCCGACCAGGTTGACGGTCAGACCCGCTACGCGGCACTGACCGATATTCTTGGTGCCGAAGACGCATTCGGCGACATGGACTTCAAGGTTGCAGGTACTTCCGAGTTTGTTACGGCTATCCAGCTGGACACCAAGCTCGACGGTATCCCGGCCTCAGTCTTGGCCGCCGCACTAAAGCAGGCTCGCGAAGCTCGTTTGCACATCCTCAGCGTCCTCACCAGTGCCATTGACGTACCGGATGAGCTCTCCGAGTTCGCGCCCCGCGTCATCGCGGTTAAGATCCCCGTTGATAAGATCGGCGAGGTCATTGGGCCGAAGGGCAAGATGATCAACCAGATCCAGGAAGACACCGGCGCAGACATCTCCATTGAAGACGACGGCACGGTTTACATCGGTGCAACGAACGGACCGTCAGCTGACGCCGCTCGTTCAGCGATTAACGCCATCGCCAATCCTCAGATTCCTGAGATCGGCGAGCGTTACCTGGGCACAGTTGTTAAGACCACTACGTTTGGTGCGTTCATTTCGCTCACACCGGGCAAAGATGGTCTGCTGCACATCTCCGAACTACGTAAGCTGGCCAATGGCAAGCGCGTGGATAACGTTGATGACGTAGTTTCCGTGGGCCAGAAGATCCAGGTTGAAATCACCAAGATCGATGACCGTGGCAAGCTCTCACTCTCACCGGTAGTTGCCGAAGATGAGAACGCAGCCGATGAAGCAGTAGCCGAAAGCGCTGCGCAGTAA
- a CDS encoding pitrilysin family protein yields MAITLLPLVSAAETLTSESSTVISGEAGGAVVRRSVLPGGVRVLTEFMPGQRSATIGFWVGVGSRDESEGQHGSTHFLEHLLFKGTKRRTALEIASAFDEVGGESNAATAKESTCYFARVLDTDLPMAIDVIADMVTSAVIDPAELEQERDVILEEIAMDSDDPTDVAHENFVAAVLGEHALGRPIGGTPEAIMAVGRESVWAHYQKHYRPETLVITAAGGLDHEAVCEQVLQALRTAGWSLDDGVAPADRRSSEPADVSGMTGLHVIKRQVEQANIILGCPSLRATDPRRYVMSVLNSILGGGMSSRLFQEIREKRGLVYSTYSFASAYADTGYFGMYAGCAPSKVGQVIGLLETELEKLAEHGVSESELAKALGQLAGGIVLGLEDSGSRMSRLGRAELVTGKFLDIDESLDRIRKVTAVQIQELAQELAASPRTITVVGPFEETETFGVCAR; encoded by the coding sequence ATGGCGATTACCCTTTTGCCGCTAGTAAGCGCTGCCGAGACACTCACGAGTGAGAGTTCCACAGTCATCTCCGGCGAGGCCGGTGGTGCAGTAGTGCGCCGCTCGGTTTTGCCCGGGGGAGTGCGGGTCCTTACGGAGTTTATGCCCGGACAGCGCAGTGCGACAATCGGGTTTTGGGTTGGTGTTGGCTCTCGGGATGAATCCGAGGGCCAACACGGCTCAACCCATTTCCTTGAACACTTGTTGTTCAAGGGAACTAAACGCCGCACGGCGTTGGAAATTGCTTCCGCCTTTGACGAGGTGGGAGGGGAATCCAACGCAGCTACGGCCAAAGAAAGCACATGCTACTTCGCACGTGTGCTTGACACTGACCTGCCCATGGCCATTGACGTGATTGCGGATATGGTCACCTCAGCCGTGATTGATCCGGCCGAGCTGGAGCAGGAACGCGACGTCATTTTGGAGGAAATCGCTATGGATAGCGATGACCCCACAGACGTTGCGCACGAAAATTTTGTTGCAGCCGTGCTTGGTGAACACGCGTTGGGACGTCCCATTGGCGGCACGCCCGAAGCCATTATGGCTGTTGGCCGGGAGTCAGTATGGGCGCACTACCAAAAGCATTACAGGCCGGAAACGCTTGTTATCACCGCTGCCGGCGGACTTGACCATGAGGCGGTGTGTGAGCAGGTGTTGCAGGCTCTGCGCACGGCTGGTTGGTCACTGGATGACGGGGTTGCTCCCGCTGACAGACGCTCCAGCGAGCCTGCCGATGTTAGCGGAATGACCGGTTTGCACGTGATTAAACGCCAGGTTGAACAGGCCAACATCATTCTTGGCTGCCCGTCACTGCGTGCCACGGATCCCAGACGCTATGTCATGAGCGTGCTGAACTCCATCCTTGGTGGTGGCATGTCCTCACGTTTATTCCAGGAGATCCGCGAAAAGCGCGGACTGGTTTATTCCACCTATTCCTTTGCTTCTGCCTATGCGGATACCGGGTACTTCGGCATGTATGCAGGTTGTGCGCCAAGCAAAGTTGGTCAAGTTATAGGTTTGCTTGAAACCGAATTGGAGAAATTGGCCGAACACGGAGTCAGCGAGTCAGAGCTGGCGAAGGCGCTGGGGCAACTTGCCGGCGGAATCGTGCTGGGTCTTGAGGACAGCGGCTCTCGCATGTCACGACTTGGCCGGGCTGAGCTGGTCACCGGGAAGTTCCTTGACATTGATGAGTCTCTAGATCGGATCCGCAAGGTCACGGCTGTCCAGATTCAGGAGCTGGCTCAAGAACTAGCCGCCTCCCCACGCACTATCACTGTGGTTGGCCCGTTTGAAGAAACTGAGACGTTCGGGGTGTGCGCGCGGTAA
- a CDS encoding MoaD/ThiS family protein, producing MRVRFFAAAAAATGVEEQRVDLQALAARPPFTLADLSQLLVNTFPVSASSHAPPLAEVLTRCSFLLNEVSTRDLTRVLSPGDVVDVLPPFAGG from the coding sequence ATGCGAGTACGCTTTTTTGCCGCCGCTGCAGCCGCGACGGGTGTTGAAGAACAACGCGTGGACCTGCAAGCCTTGGCCGCGAGGCCACCGTTTACCTTAGCTGACTTATCGCAGCTGCTCGTGAACACTTTTCCGGTGTCAGCCTCAAGTCACGCTCCCCCGTTGGCGGAGGTTCTGACCCGCTGTAGCTTCCTGCTCAACGAGGTCTCTACCAGGGACCTGACAAGGGTGCTCTCACCTGGAGACGTGGTTGACGTGCTGCCACCCTTCGCCGGAGGCTAG
- the moaA gene encoding GTP 3',8-cyclase MoaA, which yields MPPGSPESGAPRPGGTETSLVDQFGRVASDMRLSLTDKCNLRCHYCMPEGGLEWLKKDKLLTAAEIVRLVGLGVNNLGVRELRLTGGEPLVRGDLVEIIAGIRINHPELPISLTTNGVGLAKKAQALADAGLTRLNVSMDTLHHDAFLQLTRRPFLDQVLAGIEAADAAGLAPIKINAVLLRDINDAHAAELLQWSLDRGYELRFIEQMPLDADHGWTREGMITAAEMRALLSSDFELTPDPRARDGAPAERFEVRHTGSSQLLGTVGIIASVTEPFCTDCRRTRITAEGKVMSCLFSRTEVDLLDLLRAGTTTADDDAVISRWQDAMWAKPRAHGMGHPGLGDADFVQPDRSMSAIGG from the coding sequence ATGCCCCCTGGATCGCCGGAGTCGGGTGCCCCACGCCCCGGCGGGACGGAAACATCTCTGGTGGACCAGTTCGGTCGGGTTGCAAGCGATATGCGTTTGTCACTGACCGACAAGTGCAATTTACGGTGCCATTACTGCATGCCTGAGGGCGGTTTGGAATGGTTGAAGAAGGATAAGTTGCTGACCGCGGCCGAGATAGTGCGGCTGGTGGGCTTGGGCGTCAACAATCTGGGTGTGCGCGAATTACGGCTCACAGGCGGGGAGCCGCTTGTGCGTGGCGACTTGGTTGAAATCATTGCTGGGATTCGCATCAATCACCCGGAACTGCCCATCTCACTGACAACCAATGGTGTGGGCTTGGCGAAGAAAGCACAGGCCCTGGCCGACGCCGGGCTGACGCGCCTGAACGTTTCCATGGACACTTTGCACCACGACGCATTTCTCCAGCTGACACGTAGGCCTTTCCTAGACCAGGTGCTTGCCGGGATCGAAGCCGCGGATGCCGCTGGTCTAGCACCCATTAAGATCAACGCGGTTTTATTGCGTGACATTAATGATGCTCATGCCGCCGAGTTGCTCCAGTGGAGCTTGGACCGGGGATATGAGCTGCGCTTCATTGAACAAATGCCGTTGGATGCCGACCACGGCTGGACCCGTGAGGGTATGATCACTGCCGCCGAGATGCGTGCACTATTGAGCAGTGACTTTGAGCTGACCCCGGATCCTCGGGCACGCGACGGCGCCCCCGCTGAACGCTTTGAGGTTCGTCATACCGGCTCCTCACAGCTATTGGGCACAGTGGGCATCATCGCCTCGGTGACCGAACCGTTCTGCACAGACTGCCGGCGAACCCGCATCACGGCCGAAGGAAAAGTCATGAGTTGTTTGTTCTCCCGGACCGAGGTAGACCTCCTTGACCTGCTGCGTGCAGGAACAACAACGGCCGACGACGACGCCGTGATCTCCCGCTGGCAGGACGCCATGTGGGCCAAACCTCGGGCGCACGGAATGGGCCATCCCGGTTTGGGTGATGCCGACTTCGTGCAGCCTGACCGCAGCATGAGCGCCATTGGAGGATGA
- the glp gene encoding gephyrin-like molybdotransferase Glp: MRRAVLEHLEAVEQLLRRSWAGGIVAEAGVAAGVTLTMGDGGTPVPLQSALGRVLANDLVAPLDLPPFANSQMDGYAIYLEAEQPENIDSDKSTVYGVAETIAAGAVPQRLAAGQAAPIMTGAMMPLGANAVVPIELALPAHFGAPGENVELPATTVGKFVRAQGSDVQRGSVVIAGGTLLNAAHVGLAAALGCTELAVRAKPRVLLLTTGDEVLAPGDSMAGAGLPPGMIFDANESLLRASLTQAGVEVVRSHVVRDDPEALLRLLDSYVGEDQLLNGASGPCCDLIISVGGISAGAFEVIRQALGEPSSEAAVDFVSVALQPGGPQALGTYRGIPFIGFPGNPVSAFVSFEMFLRPALGLLLGAPAPRQRVVATLEHPIISPVGKQQVRRGIYSGPEFESAPSVREIGGESSHLLGALAQANALISIPAGVTELQAGAKVEVWLL; encoded by the coding sequence ATGCGCAGAGCAGTTCTTGAACATCTTGAGGCAGTTGAACAGCTATTGCGGCGAAGCTGGGCTGGGGGCATTGTCGCTGAAGCTGGTGTTGCTGCCGGCGTTACCTTGACAATGGGCGACGGCGGTACGCCCGTCCCACTGCAGAGTGCCTTGGGCCGGGTGCTGGCCAACGATCTGGTGGCGCCGCTGGACCTGCCTCCCTTTGCAAACTCACAGATGGACGGGTATGCAATTTATCTAGAAGCAGAACAACCTGAAAACATTGATTCGGATAAATCAACCGTTTACGGTGTAGCTGAAACCATTGCTGCAGGAGCCGTCCCGCAGCGACTGGCAGCTGGCCAGGCAGCTCCCATCATGACCGGTGCCATGATGCCCCTTGGTGCCAACGCCGTAGTTCCCATTGAGCTTGCCCTGCCCGCACACTTTGGTGCGCCCGGGGAGAATGTTGAGCTGCCTGCAACCACAGTTGGAAAATTTGTTCGTGCTCAAGGAAGCGACGTGCAACGGGGCTCTGTGGTGATTGCTGGAGGAACGCTTCTCAACGCAGCCCACGTGGGTCTTGCGGCTGCTCTTGGATGCACTGAGCTGGCAGTGCGGGCTAAACCTCGTGTGCTGCTACTAACAACAGGTGATGAGGTCCTGGCCCCCGGAGATTCCATGGCAGGCGCGGGCCTGCCACCGGGGATGATCTTTGACGCTAACGAGTCATTGCTCAGAGCCAGCCTGACTCAAGCCGGCGTAGAAGTGGTCCGTTCGCACGTGGTGAGGGATGACCCGGAGGCGCTGTTGAGACTGTTGGATAGCTATGTCGGTGAAGACCAGCTGCTCAACGGTGCTTCCGGCCCCTGCTGTGATTTGATCATCTCGGTCGGTGGCATCAGCGCAGGTGCCTTTGAAGTTATCCGGCAGGCGCTGGGTGAGCCTAGCTCCGAGGCTGCCGTAGACTTTGTCTCCGTCGCATTGCAGCCCGGAGGACCACAAGCGCTGGGAACCTATAGGGGCATCCCGTTCATCGGTTTTCCAGGTAACCCCGTGAGCGCCTTTGTATCCTTTGAAATGTTCCTGCGCCCCGCTCTTGGTCTGTTGCTTGGTGCTCCAGCACCGCGTCAACGAGTGGTAGCTACCCTGGAACACCCAATCATCTCGCCTGTGGGTAAACAGCAGGTCCGCCGTGGTATTTACTCCGGTCCAGAATTTGAATCGGCGCCCTCAGTGCGAGAAATAGGTGGGGAATCTTCTCACCTATTGGGAGCCTTGGCGCAGGCGAACGCGCTGATCAGCATCCCAGCGGGTGTCACGGAATTGCAGGCTGGTGCAAAGGTGGAAGTATGGCTGTTGTGA
- the moaC gene encoding cyclic pyranopterin monophosphate synthase MoaC → MAVVTIPETPALTHLRRDGTAAMVDVSAKATTTREATATGMVSTTAEVMRLLGEGGLPKGDALAVARVAGIMGAKKTSELIPLCHPLPISKVTVDFDLGQSAVTVLATVKTRGVTGVEMEALTAVSVAALSVYDMIKAVDKHAVISGIKVLAKSGGKSGDWVSESSTHPAETDVVLDSQTSRTTDGTA, encoded by the coding sequence ATGGCTGTTGTGACTATCCCCGAGACTCCCGCATTAACCCATCTGCGCCGCGACGGAACTGCCGCCATGGTGGACGTTTCTGCGAAGGCAACTACCACCCGAGAAGCGACCGCTACGGGAATGGTGTCCACCACCGCCGAAGTGATGCGGTTACTGGGTGAGGGAGGGCTGCCCAAGGGCGACGCCCTGGCTGTAGCCCGTGTTGCCGGCATCATGGGGGCTAAAAAAACCTCCGAGCTCATACCGTTATGCCACCCCCTACCAATCTCAAAGGTCACAGTTGACTTTGATCTTGGCCAAAGCGCTGTCACAGTGTTAGCCACTGTAAAAACCCGCGGTGTGACAGGCGTTGAGATGGAAGCACTGACAGCTGTCTCGGTGGCTGCACTGAGCGTGTACGACATGATCAAGGCAGTCGATAAACACGCAGTGATCTCAGGGATCAAGGTGCTGGCAAAAAGTGGGGGCAAGAGCGGGGACTGGGTCAGTGAATCGTCCACCCACCCAGCAGAAACTGACGTAGTCCTGGATTCGCAAACCTCGCGTACCACGGACGGCACAGCATGA
- a CDS encoding MogA/MoaB family molybdenum cofactor biosynthesis protein: MSACEPGTSLGSAGVIIASTRAALGVYEDTTGPIIINWLREHGFDAMESLVVPDGAPVGSALRAVLLKQPAVVITSGGTGLSPDDQTPEMTLPLIDREIPGLMEAMRAAGLAKTPMAALSRGHAGLAGNTLIVNLPGSPSGVMDGLAVLDPVIKHLCDQVAGHHGH; encoded by the coding sequence ATGAGTGCCTGTGAACCCGGAACCTCATTGGGTAGCGCCGGGGTCATCATTGCCTCCACGCGGGCAGCTCTGGGCGTATATGAGGATACAACAGGACCCATCATCATCAACTGGCTTCGCGAACACGGATTCGACGCCATGGAATCCTTGGTTGTTCCTGATGGAGCGCCCGTGGGTTCGGCCCTGCGCGCAGTTCTGCTGAAACAACCCGCCGTCGTCATCACCAGTGGCGGGACCGGATTAAGTCCCGATGACCAAACTCCGGAGATGACGCTGCCATTGATTGACAGGGAAATCCCGGGGCTGATGGAAGCGATGCGGGCAGCCGGTTTGGCAAAAACACCTATGGCTGCGCTGAGCCGCGGGCATGCGGGTCTAGCCGGAAACACCCTGATAGTGAATTTGCCCGGTTCTCCCTCTGGAGTCATGGACGGTCTGGCGGTTTTGGATCCCGTCATCAAGCATCTTTGCGATCAAGTGGCGGGTCACCATGGCCACTAA
- a CDS encoding molybdenum cofactor biosynthesis protein MoaE yields MATNIEVIYARLSAEPISVDAAIAAVESETAGAVVTFSGVVRNHDGGKQVARLAYSAHPLATGVLNGVVDSLRDSSQDPDGHPVRIWVAHRVGPLEIGEPALVCAVASSHRAEAFELCSELVERIKAEVPIWKEQFFTDGSVEWVGSGKPVGLNP; encoded by the coding sequence ATGGCCACTAACATCGAAGTCATTTATGCACGTTTGAGTGCAGAGCCCATCTCTGTTGACGCCGCGATCGCGGCAGTGGAATCCGAAACTGCCGGTGCCGTCGTCACATTCAGTGGGGTAGTGCGCAACCACGACGGCGGAAAACAAGTTGCGCGTTTGGCCTACAGTGCGCACCCACTAGCCACGGGGGTACTCAACGGTGTTGTGGACTCGCTGCGCGATAGTTCACAGGACCCGGATGGGCACCCTGTGCGGATCTGGGTTGCGCACCGGGTGGGGCCGCTGGAAATTGGTGAACCGGCCCTTGTCTGTGCCGTCGCATCCTCCCACCGGGCAGAGGCGTTTGAGTTGTGTTCGGAGCTGGTGGAACGGATCAAGGCAGAAGTACCCATTTGGAAGGAGCAATTCTTCACTGATGGCAGCGTTGAATGGGTGGGCTCCGGAAAGCCAGTAGGCTTAAACCCATGA
- the dapB gene encoding 4-hydroxy-tetrahydrodipicolinate reductase, giving the protein MSEMLKVAVLGAKGRMGTAAVAAIKAAPDMELVASLGRHDSLELLVDNGADVVVDLSVPDSTEANVHFALQHGIHAVVGATGWDAARLKTLEKMLSGHPQTGVLIAPNFAFGSVLATRFAAQAARYFDSVEIIELHHPRKVDAPSGTALRTAGLVAAARKAAGIPEAPDATQTEMDGARGASVEGIPVHSIRLAGLVAHQEVLFGSQGEALTIRHDSFNHESFMPGVLLGVRTVSSRPGLTVGLDGYMDLEG; this is encoded by the coding sequence ATGAGTGAAATGCTGAAGGTTGCCGTGCTCGGTGCCAAGGGACGAATGGGAACTGCCGCCGTTGCGGCAATCAAGGCGGCACCGGACATGGAGCTGGTGGCATCGCTGGGGCGACATGACTCATTGGAGCTGCTCGTTGACAATGGTGCCGACGTTGTTGTTGACCTCAGCGTTCCCGACTCAACCGAGGCGAACGTTCACTTTGCTCTCCAACACGGCATCCATGCGGTGGTTGGCGCCACCGGTTGGGATGCTGCGCGGCTAAAAACCCTTGAAAAAATGCTCTCTGGGCACCCGCAGACTGGCGTGCTGATTGCCCCGAACTTTGCTTTTGGATCGGTTTTGGCAACGCGCTTCGCCGCCCAAGCTGCACGGTACTTTGACTCCGTTGAAATTATTGAACTCCACCACCCCCGCAAAGTTGATGCCCCCTCTGGTACGGCGTTGCGCACGGCTGGGCTTGTTGCAGCAGCCCGTAAAGCGGCAGGAATTCCCGAAGCCCCAGATGCCACTCAAACGGAAATGGACGGTGCCCGCGGTGCCAGTGTTGAGGGTATCCCCGTGCACAGCATCAGACTCGCAGGTTTGGTGGCCCATCAGGAAGTTCTCTTTGGCAGCCAGGGCGAGGCACTGACCATTCGCCATGACTCCTTCAACCACGAATCGTTTATGCCGGGCGTTCTGCTCGGAGTTCGAACGGTGAGCAGCCGGCCCGGCCTAACCGTGGGTCTTGACGGCTACATGGATCTGGAAGGTTAG
- a CDS encoding alpha/beta hydrolase — MAVTQNPHDGVELSYDEVGQGEPLLLVHGSALSRAIWRGFGYTKEFQKQFRVITMDLRGHGRSGKPDSAGDYTMDTLVADVLAVLDAVQAPQAHFGGYSVGGRMGLSLAVQAPERLLSLTTLGGTYRIQPGNIGDLFFPGYDDALGSGGMPAFVQGWEEHLGRALDAATRAAFLANDAAAMRAYFAHTERDLPIPESRLAGIATPTLLMAGSADTGRLKDSKRACELMANARFVELPRRNHGTTLGPAGPVLEQWLPFLDSL; from the coding sequence ATGGCAGTCACACAGAACCCGCACGACGGCGTCGAACTTTCCTATGACGAGGTTGGGCAGGGCGAGCCGCTCCTGCTGGTCCATGGCAGCGCCCTGAGCAGGGCCATTTGGCGTGGATTTGGCTACACCAAGGAGTTTCAAAAACAATTCCGGGTCATCACCATGGACCTGCGAGGGCACGGCCGTAGCGGCAAGCCGGACTCTGCGGGTGACTACACCATGGACACTTTGGTGGCCGATGTGCTGGCCGTCCTTGACGCTGTCCAGGCCCCGCAAGCCCATTTTGGCGGTTATTCAGTGGGGGGACGCATGGGGCTCTCGCTGGCAGTCCAGGCCCCGGAAAGGCTGCTTTCGCTAACTACTCTTGGCGGCACGTACCGCATCCAGCCGGGGAACATTGGCGATCTTTTCTTCCCCGGGTACGACGACGCCCTCGGCTCAGGCGGTATGCCCGCCTTTGTGCAGGGTTGGGAGGAACATCTGGGACGCGCCTTAGACGCCGCGACCCGGGCTGCTTTCCTTGCTAACGACGCAGCGGCGATGCGCGCCTACTTTGCCCACACGGAGAGGGATTTGCCCATCCCGGAGAGTCGGTTGGCCGGCATTGCCACACCCACGCTCTTGATGGCTGGCAGTGCTGACACAGGCCGTTTAAAAGACTCAAAGCGTGCCTGCGAGCTTATGGCCAATGCCCGGTTCGTGGAGCTTCCCAGGCGCAACCACGGCACAACGCTGGGTCCTGCCGGTCCCGTACTTGAACAGTGGTTGCCGTTCCTGGATTCACTCTGA